The genomic DNA CGGCACCCGTATAGACAATGACGGCAGGCTGATCCGTTTCAATGACCAGTTTCCTCCCAGAAGCGGGATGATGCAAAGAGATTTCTTCACTGAAGTGTCCTTCCAGAAGGAAAGGATGATCAATGTCGGTCCTGTTTTCCGAGATCGGTCCTTCAAACCGGAAGCCTCCTTGTGACAAGGGAAGGATAGCCCCCGTGGGAAGCTGTTCATCATCAAGCTCAAGATATCGCCGTGACTTAAGCTGCAGGTCATGATCGGTAACATCCACGCGGGGATCCCCACTCAGGTTGAAATAGCTGTGATTGGTGAGATTGATCGGGGTATCTTGATCCGGGATGGCCGAATAGGAAAGGGTGAGTTCATCCTTGTCGGAAAGGGTGTAGGTTACCTGGATCATGACGCTTCCGGGGTAACCGCCTTCCCCGTCCTCACATGCGACCCCCAATGTCAACGAATCCTCCGTTACTTCTTTCATCGACCACACCTTTTGATTAAGGCCGTTCCATCCTCCGTGTAGATGATTCTCTCCTTCATTGCGATCAAGTAGGACTTCGTGGCCCTCATACGAATACCGGGCAGCGGACAGGCGACCGGCCACCCGGCCAATCATTGCCCCGATACAATACTCATCACTTTGGTATCCTTCAAGGGAATCATAGGACAGTACGACATTTGCGAGATACCCTAAACGGTCCGGAATCATGATCGATGAGATGATGCCACCATAGGTCAGGATGGATACCTTCAGACCCGTGGCATTTTCAAGCGTGTATTCGAATACCGTCTCTCCTTTGTGTTCTCCAACTTCTCTCTTCATCATGCGTATCCCACCTTATTCAAATTGAGCCATGAACCGCCTGAATGCTTCCATCCCTTCCTCTGTCCGTTTGAATACCCCCGCATCTTCCAGCACCCGGGAGAACTTCTTACCCAGTTCATCCCTGACGATCGATGATGAAGTGTCTGGGGTAATCTCTTCACTGCGCTTTTCGCGGATCTCCCTCACCCATTCCCGGTGATGGACAGGAGCCTCTTCCACGTCTCCATGAAGGGCATTCTCCACCAGTGAGAGCTCTGTTTTCAGACGTGCCGGGAGGACGGCCAGCCCCATCACCTCGATCAGGCCGATGTTTTCTTTTTTGATATGGTGGACGTCTTCGTGGGGATGAAAGATGCCGAAGGGGTGCTCGTCACTTCTCCGATTGTTGCGGAGGACGAGATCAAGCTCATATCGCCCATCCCGCTTCCTGGCAATGGGAGTGATGGTATTATGAGGTTCTCCTTCTGTGGATGCGAAGACGCCTGCGGAAGGGTCACTATAAGCCCTCCATCCCTGCAAGATGTCATCTGCCGCATCGAGGAGCGGTCCCGCTTCATCCGCGCTCAGCCTCACGACCGACATGGGCCACTTTACAATGGCGGCACGGACGGACGGATGGGATGTCAGGGGACAAGTCACCTCTTCCCCGGCTCTTGCCATGGCAAATTCATAGCGTCCACCCTGGTAATGGTCATGGGAAAGGATCGATCCTCCCACTATCGGCAAGTCGGCATTGGATCCCGCAAAATAATGCGGGAATTGCTCCACGAAATCCAGGAGCCTCCCAAAGCCCTC from Rossellomorea marisflavi includes the following:
- the galT gene encoding UDP-glucose--hexose-1-phosphate uridylyltransferase, with amino-acid sequence MRINRLLHSLVHKGFLAGLIREEDMIYVRNRLLAVLDQDSYEETGGMDVEMDIPDLLSAIALEALNLGIIKAGEEEVLTAELMDCFMPKPSEVNGQFRTLYAEDPIRATDYFYNLSRLSNYIQTKRIAQNVHYKVDSLYGELDITINLSKPEKDPAQIARERLLPKHDHRYPVCLLCVENEGYKGRWDHPGRAHHRMIRLGLGGEDWMLQYSPYVYYDEHCIILSEEHRPMEINREGFGRLLDFVEQFPHYFAGSNADLPIVGGSILSHDHYQGGRYEFAMARAGEEVTCPLTSHPSVRAAIVKWPMSVVRLSADEAGPLLDAADDILQGWRAYSDPSAGVFASTEGEPHNTITPIARKRDGRYELDLVLRNNRRSDEHPFGIFHPHEDVHHIKKENIGLIEVMGLAVLPARLKTELSLVENALHGDVEEAPVHHREWVREIREKRSEEITPDTSSSIVRDELGKKFSRVLEDAGVFKRTEEGMEAFRRFMAQFE
- a CDS encoding aldose epimerase family protein — translated: MMKREVGEHKGETVFEYTLENATGLKVSILTYGGIISSIMIPDRLGYLANVVLSYDSLEGYQSDEYCIGAMIGRVAGRLSAARYSYEGHEVLLDRNEGENHLHGGWNGLNQKVWSMKEVTEDSLTLGVACEDGEGGYPGSVMIQVTYTLSDKDELTLSYSAIPDQDTPINLTNHSYFNLSGDPRVDVTDHDLQLKSRRYLELDDEQLPTGAILPLSQGGFRFEGPISENRTDIDHPFLLEGHFSEEISLHHPASGRKLVIETDQPAVIVYTGAGLEGAQLAGGKASSHPGIALETQGYPDAPNHSDFPSIMVRAGEEYRAKTTYQFLVQD